A stretch of Besnoitia besnoiti strain Bb-Ger1 chromosome V, whole genome shotgun sequence DNA encodes these proteins:
- a CDS encoding hypothetical protein (encoded by transcript BESB_063480) — MTEQRLLQAGLSGGAREDALRRMCEFDETFSAGACLASSSFESPSCAAAFPAPDGLSSAAFPSSLAPAEMAWASLPSYPAHSSSCVFPPLDSLPQSFSSPSLAARAAPVKRRASFSSFFQPSVSSPCDAETPGAHTPDLAMSGAEESEPSVEVFPQLLRERKRFRHSPSSLSSLLQKPHLCRSRKPCALLGAEAAKKLERDKRTCPPPQLHSALAASFASPLSAPLVVGRPPAAASPSAAVDSSHALYIEDFSPCAPVPACRAEPFVSATSPAAFASTLPSFPLASGLEACTSVSRSLPASPGRAGSRRRCSSEKERAPGSLSLYSALSASSLASSPASFSPAASAFASSPLSGAVQVLRCRSDAATGSAPGLQGAPFAAEDAVSGERMEDDEEDAFSHRGEDASSADGTAPLAQEGVRGLTDAQRELKRKMQEKLEQQMQLYRQQLRHAQGDPCFPLGGMIGGGGGYAPDAECFFS, encoded by the coding sequence ATGACCGAGCAGCGGCTACTCCAAGCTGGactgagcggcggcgccagggagGATGCTTTGCGTCGTATGTGCGAGTTCGATGAGACATTCTCTGCAGGGGCGTGTCTCGCTTCTTCATCCTTCGAGTCTCCCTCGTGCGCTGCCGCTTTCCCGGCGCCTGACgggctctcctccgcggcgtttccgtcgtctctcgcgcctgcagagatggcgtgggcgtcgctgccttcgtACCCCGCTCACTCTTCGTCCTGCGTCTTTCCGCCTCTTGACAGTCTCCCGCagtccttctcctcgccgtcgctggcggcccgcgccgcgcctgtgaagcgccgcgcgtcgttttcctccttcttccAGCCCTCCGTGTCCTCTccctgcgacgccgagaccCCCGGTGCACATACGCCTGATCTGGCTATgtcgggcgcggaggagagcgagccgaGCGTGGAGGTTTTCCCCCAGCTGTTGCGCGAGCGCAAGCGCTTTCGTCActctccgtcttctctgtcttcccTTCTTCAAAAGCCGCATTTGTGTCGCTCTAGAAAGCCGTGCGCCCTGCTCGGTGCTGAGGCCGCGAAGAAACTGGAGCGGGATAAGAGAACCTGTCCGCCGCCTCAGTTGCactctgcgctcgccgcgtccttTGCCTCTCCACTGTCTGCTCCCCTCGTCGTGGGACGTCCTCcagcggctgcttcgccttccgcagcggTCGACTCGTCGCATGCGCTATACATCGAGGATTTTTCGCCTTGTGCGCCGGTTCCGGCGTGTCGCGCCGAACCCTTCGTGTCCGCGACTTCCCCTGCGGCGTTCGCCTCTACGCTGCCTTCGTTTCCTCTGGCTTCCGGCCTCGAGGCCTGCACctccgtctctcgctctctccctgcgtcgcctgggcgcgcgggcagccgccggcggtgTTCGTCGGAGAAGGAGCGGGCTCCAggctcgctgtcgctctaCTCTGCGCTCTcggcctcgtctctcgcgtcgtctcccgcgtctttctcgcccgccgcgtcagCGTTTGCTTCGTCGCCACTCAGCGGCGCGGTGCAGGTGTTAAGATGCCGCAGCGATGCCGCGACGGGTTCTGCGCCCGGCCTGCAAGGCGCGCCATTTGCAGCCGAAGACGCAGTCAGCGGAGAGCGCATGGAAGACGATGAGGAGGACGCCTTCTCTCAccgaggcgaggacgcgtcCTCAGCAGACGGCACGGCGCCGCTTGCACAAGAGGGCGTGCGGGGCCTGACGgatgcgcagagagagctcAAGCGGAAGATGCAAGAGAAACTTgagcagcagatgcagctgtacagacagcagctgcggcatgCGCAGGGCGACCCGTGCTTCCCGCTTGGAGGGATGAttggaggaggcggcggataTGCGCCAGACGCCGAGTGCTTCTTTTCCTAA